A genome region from Bacillaceae bacterium IKA-2 includes the following:
- a CDS encoding response regulator transcription factor, whose translation MKPKIMIADDHGVLLSGIKLLLSKVEEWDIVGTVSCGEEAIKNAEKWKPDLILMDISMPGIGGIEATKQIKEKFPFIKIVMLTMFSEEDYLKKALKAGASGYVLKKAVDTELISAIKAVLQGETYIYPTMSSFLFKSFAETDNAKDKANECPLSAREMEVLKYVALGFTYQEIADELFVSVKTIETHKSRISDKLNMKKRSELVRYAASQGLISINE comes from the coding sequence GTGAAACCGAAAATAATGATAGCTGATGACCATGGTGTTTTATTATCAGGTATTAAATTACTGCTTTCTAAAGTAGAGGAATGGGATATAGTTGGTACGGTCTCTTGCGGTGAGGAAGCTATTAAAAATGCGGAAAAATGGAAACCAGATTTGATTTTAATGGATATCTCAATGCCAGGGATCGGAGGAATTGAGGCAACGAAGCAAATCAAAGAAAAATTCCCTTTTATAAAAATAGTCATGCTGACAATGTTTTCAGAAGAAGATTATTTAAAAAAGGCGCTAAAAGCTGGCGCTTCTGGATATGTATTAAAGAAGGCAGTAGATACGGAATTAATATCTGCAATAAAGGCAGTGCTTCAAGGTGAAACTTATATTTATCCGACAATGTCTAGTTTTTTGTTTAAAAGTTTTGCAGAAACAGATAATGCAAAAGATAAGGCTAATGAGTGCCCATTAAGTGCTAGAGAAATGGAAGTTTTGAAATATGTGGCACTCGGTTTTACCTATCAAGAAATAGCAGACGAATTATTTGTTAGTGTGAAAACAATTGAAACACATAAGTCGAGAATTTCAGACAAATTAAATATGAAAAAGAGATCTGAACTAGTCCGTTACGCGGCTAGTCAAGGCTTAATATCGATAAATGAGTAA
- a CDS encoding histidine kinase, with product MSVHSYLAETVQFSLSLTLDRRAISISSDLSSRSVDFTILKDIYNLHNLLLDTIQNNPDIEYIFVVDQNLEIIIHTFGQDFKVSEDLLKANVLEGNEWGDDTQQLEFLNSEVGVIHDVVSPILGGEAGFIRVGLNEKQIYRTIDDVTFTIILSTVFIGLLGFIIAFFLTKYMYRDLTHIMNISKQVGTGNLECHVEIDSKDEIGLLAREFNTMITRLKIKKEENNHYLKVLQMRNSELELLHQLAVGSADIKNFEKHLENATERLIDELDMNSCTIEIELSDEKITTFKRNQRCQICSDDYETECIRLNHFTIPIEANQKNIGYIKGCFENKADDTTLKFMTSFARQLSVIAENVQLWKEIKYKEQLRLKLLDRVITAQEEERKRIARELHDETSQSITSIIVGLSLLHEHEISKEMKQKIAEIKEVTQQTLDEIHYISWSLRPSVLDDLGLIPAIKKYGIEYMKKYEIDIDIQVIGLNRLRLSSLIEVTIYRVIQEALTNAARHAEADNISIILKYAKGIATVIIEDDGKGFDAKQILNADLTKDHLGLKGMQERIESIGGKLVIESNKGIGTTIYVQDIWIGEEDLSETENNDS from the coding sequence ATAAGTGTTCATTCTTATCTGGCGGAAACTGTCCAATTTAGTTTATCACTCACACTAGATAGGCGAGCGATTTCTATTTCAAGTGATTTAAGTTCTCGTAGCGTTGATTTTACAATTTTGAAAGACATTTATAATCTTCATAATTTATTGCTAGACACAATCCAAAATAACCCAGACATCGAATATATTTTTGTAGTCGACCAAAACTTAGAAATAATTATCCATACATTTGGGCAAGATTTTAAAGTTTCAGAAGATTTATTGAAAGCAAATGTATTAGAAGGAAATGAATGGGGAGATGATACTCAACAGCTAGAATTCTTAAACTCGGAAGTAGGAGTCATTCATGATGTCGTTTCACCTATTTTAGGTGGTGAAGCAGGCTTTATTCGCGTTGGTTTAAATGAAAAGCAAATTTATCGAACGATAGATGATGTAACCTTTACGATTATTTTATCAACAGTTTTCATCGGATTACTTGGATTTATTATTGCTTTTTTCTTAACGAAATATATGTATCGAGATTTAACTCATATTATGAATATAAGTAAGCAGGTAGGAACAGGAAATTTAGAATGTCATGTTGAAATTGATTCTAAAGATGAAATTGGTTTACTGGCTAGAGAATTCAATACAATGATTACACGTTTAAAAATAAAAAAAGAAGAGAATAATCACTATTTAAAAGTATTACAAATGCGAAATAGTGAACTTGAGTTATTACATCAGCTTGCAGTTGGGTCCGCTGATATTAAAAATTTCGAAAAGCATCTTGAAAATGCTACGGAACGTCTTATCGATGAACTAGATATGAATAGTTGTACAATTGAAATTGAACTAAGTGATGAAAAAATTACGACTTTTAAAAGGAATCAACGCTGTCAAATTTGTAGTGATGATTACGAGACTGAGTGTATTAGGCTTAATCATTTTACTATACCTATTGAAGCAAATCAAAAAAATATTGGCTATATTAAAGGTTGTTTTGAAAACAAAGCAGATGATACAACATTGAAGTTTATGACTTCATTTGCTAGGCAGTTATCAGTAATAGCTGAAAATGTTCAACTTTGGAAGGAAATTAAATACAAAGAGCAACTTAGACTAAAGTTACTTGATCGAGTAATAACGGCCCAAGAAGAAGAGCGAAAACGAATTGCAAGAGAATTACACGATGAAACAAGTCAATCAATCACCTCTATTATCGTTGGTTTATCGTTATTACACGAGCATGAGATAAGTAAAGAGATGAAACAAAAAATAGCTGAAATCAAAGAAGTTACCCAACAAACGTTAGATGAAATTCATTATATATCATGGTCACTAAGACCAAGCGTATTAGATGATCTTGGTCTAATACCCGCAATTAAAAAATATGGCATTGAGTACATGAAAAAATATGAGATTGATATCGATATTCAAGTGATTGGCTTAAATCGTTTGCGATTATCTTCATTGATAGAAGTTACCATCTATCGTGTTATTCAAGAGGCTTTAACGAATGCAGCAAGGCATGCTGAGGCGGACAATATTAGCATCATTTTAAAATACGCTAAAGGAATAGCGACAGTTATTATTGAGGATGATGGCAAGGGATTTGATGCAAAACAAATTTTGAATGCTGATCTGACAAAAGATCATTTAGGGTTAAAAGGAATGCAGGAACGGATTGAGTCTATTGGCGGAAAGCTTGTAATAGAGTCTAATAAAGGAATTGGCACGACAATATATGTGCAGGATATTTGGATTGGGGAGGAGGATTTAAGTGAAACCGAAAATAATGATAGCTGA
- the istA gene encoding IS21 family transposase — MDKWQMYMEIQQLLKQGFSKSKVAGKLGVSRTTVYRYLKSTPSDMSEWVVQLESRRKKLDPFKELILSWLYSHPDMTAAQVYDWLQEKKQVKDVSESTVRAYVRELRLSYDISKETTMRDYEAVAELPMGEQIQVDFGQTVQKTIVGKTVRLYFIAFVLSHSRYKYKEWVDRPFTTKDVIRTHENAFQYFAGIPRELVYDQDALLVVSENGGDLILTKEFQAYKEDRKLTIWVCRKADPETKGKIENMVGFVKVNFSKHRIFQNIDKWNEDGLAWLKRTGNYKIHNTTKKRPCEVFLLEKQHLRPVSTATGSLPAGSQTKLQSIITRTVRKDNTIWYKSNRYSVPLGTFEKYPEVAISEVDDAYLMIVEVDTGEIFAKHKLSVAKGELIQDRQHTRDRTKGVTAYIQSVAEKFENTDMALSFLETIKSAFPRYIRDQLQLISKEIKCHEQSIINEALKECVNRKLFCATDFIDMVQYLDRQRQMIVTPPTDNDETTKILHENNQSLVNTKPATRDINDYLSVLAGDV, encoded by the coding sequence GTGGATAAGTGGCAAATGTATATGGAAATTCAGCAATTACTAAAGCAAGGATTCAGTAAATCGAAAGTAGCTGGAAAGTTAGGGGTTTCAAGAACAACGGTTTATCGCTATTTAAAAAGTACGCCAAGTGACATGAGTGAATGGGTGGTTCAACTTGAAAGTAGAAGAAAAAAGCTAGACCCATTCAAAGAATTGATCCTTTCGTGGTTGTATTCACATCCTGATATGACAGCTGCCCAGGTTTATGATTGGCTACAAGAAAAGAAACAGGTAAAAGATGTTTCTGAAAGTACAGTAAGAGCCTATGTAAGAGAGTTACGACTATCATATGATATTTCTAAAGAAACAACTATGCGTGATTATGAAGCCGTGGCAGAGTTACCGATGGGCGAACAAATTCAAGTAGATTTTGGACAAACAGTTCAAAAGACAATCGTGGGAAAAACGGTCAGACTTTATTTCATAGCTTTTGTTCTATCCCACTCTAGATACAAATACAAAGAATGGGTGGATCGGCCTTTCACCACCAAAGATGTTATACGTACCCATGAAAATGCCTTTCAATATTTTGCTGGAATTCCTAGGGAACTCGTTTATGATCAAGATGCGCTTCTTGTCGTTAGCGAAAATGGAGGTGATTTAATTCTAACAAAAGAGTTTCAAGCGTACAAAGAAGATCGGAAGTTAACGATTTGGGTTTGTCGTAAAGCAGATCCAGAGACAAAGGGAAAAATTGAAAATATGGTAGGTTTTGTGAAAGTGAACTTTTCCAAACATCGGATATTTCAAAATATTGATAAATGGAATGAAGATGGGTTAGCGTGGCTGAAGCGTACGGGTAATTATAAGATTCATAACACAACAAAAAAAAGACCGTGCGAAGTGTTTCTCCTTGAAAAGCAACACTTACGACCAGTCTCAACGGCTACTGGCAGTTTACCTGCAGGTAGTCAAACTAAACTCCAATCTATTATAACAAGGACGGTTCGAAAGGACAATACGATTTGGTATAAATCTAATCGCTACTCAGTTCCTCTCGGAACATTTGAAAAGTATCCAGAAGTAGCAATATCTGAAGTCGACGATGCCTATTTAATGATCGTTGAAGTTGACACAGGGGAAATATTTGCGAAACATAAACTGTCTGTTGCAAAAGGAGAATTAATTCAAGATCGACAACATACGCGTGATCGAACAAAAGGGGTTACAGCTTATATACAGTCAGTAGCAGAAAAATTCGAAAATACAGATATGGCACTCTCTTTTCTAGAAACGATTAAATCAGCGTTTCCGCGATACATTAGGGATCAACTCCAGCTGATATCAAAAGAAATAAAATGTCATGAGCAGTCAATTATTAATGAAGCTTTAAAAGAATGTGTTAACCGGAAACTATTTTGTGCAACAGATTTTATCGATATGGTTCAGTACCTTGACCGACAACGACAAATGATTGTTACACCTCCAACTGATAACGATGAAACAACTAAAATACTTCATGAAAACAACCAATCGTTAGTGAATACGAAACCAGCAACCAGAGATATAAATGATTATTTGTCAGTATTGGCAGGTGATGTTTGA
- the istB gene encoding IS21-like element helper ATPase IstB, translating into MSQFAQVQELLKTLRLSETSTSITRLIKEAESNEVSYTSFLLTILTFEQKRREEKQTEKRLKWATFPYHKTMIDFNLDEQRSLSKKQFNQLKELTWVEQLYNIILLGPPGAGKTLLAIGLGIEAINRGYKVSFISMGDLIHTLKTEEITRKSQTRMSRIRNSNLVIIDDLMFMAMDQREANLFFHLINYLYNNASIILTSNKAPSDWGELMGDSSITAAILDRIIHRAEVIHLDNDSYRMKHRSSIFGGESVQS; encoded by the coding sequence ATGAGTCAGTTTGCACAAGTGCAGGAGTTATTAAAGACACTCCGATTATCGGAAACATCTACTAGTATAACAAGACTAATTAAAGAAGCAGAATCAAACGAAGTTTCCTATACATCATTTCTACTAACGATATTAACATTTGAACAAAAGCGCCGGGAAGAAAAACAAACAGAAAAACGCTTAAAATGGGCTACATTTCCGTATCATAAAACGATGATCGACTTTAATCTTGATGAACAGAGATCATTAAGTAAAAAACAGTTTAATCAATTAAAAGAGCTAACATGGGTAGAGCAGCTGTACAACATTATTTTATTGGGACCGCCAGGTGCAGGGAAAACTTTATTAGCAATAGGATTAGGGATTGAGGCAATCAACCGCGGATATAAAGTTTCGTTTATTTCTATGGGTGATTTAATCCATACGTTAAAAACAGAAGAAATCACTCGAAAGTCACAGACTAGAATGAGCAGAATTAGAAATTCAAATTTAGTGATTATTGATGATCTTATGTTTATGGCAATGGATCAACGTGAAGCCAACCTATTTTTCCATTTAATAAACTATTTATATAATAATGCTTCTATTATACTCACATCAAATAAGGCCCCAAGTGATTGGGGCGAGTTGATGGGCGATTCAAGTATTACAGCAGCCATTTTAGATAGGATCATTCACCGAGCTGAAGTTATTCACTTAGATAATGACAGTTATCGAATGAAGCACCGATCTTCCATTTTTGGTGGAGAAAGTGTTCAAAGTTAA